Proteins encoded in a region of the Desulfofalx alkaliphila DSM 12257 genome:
- the adhE gene encoding bifunctional acetaldehyde-CoA/alcohol dehydrogenase has translation MIDNLVQRALTARDAFLQLNQEQVDKIVKSMALAGLDKHMELAKMAVEETGRGVYEDKITKNIFATEYIYHSIKYEKTAGIINENEEEDYYEVAEPLGVVAAVIPVTNPTSTTMFKALICAKSRNPVIFSFHPGAQRCSAEAARIMYQAGLEAGAPENFISWIEQPSIESTQALMEHFGVALILATGGAKLVCAAYSAGKPALGVGPGNVPCYIEKSAKINRAITDLILSKTFDNGLICASEQAVIVDREIADRTVHLLKENGCYFLNPTEIDRLTAVAVSEDRTHINPQIVGQSAPVIAQMAGLSVPASTKILVAPLEGVGPDYPLSQEKLSPILAFYLADDHNQAIERCVQMVEFGGLGHSAVIHSENQEIIKKFSDTIRVGRIIVNSPCTHGAIGDLYNTNIPSLTLGCGSYGRNSTTSNVSVKNLINVKRVAKRKEKMQWFKVPDRIYFMPGSVQYLSKVPNVERVLIVTDKVMIELGYVDKVVYHLRKRQNHVAIEVFDRVEPDPPLEMVNLGVDVMKRFKPDTLIALGGGSAIDAAKGMWLFYEHPQVQFEFLRLKFIDIRKRTYKYPKLGRKVKLIAIPTTSGTGSEVTAFTVISDKGLQIKYPLADYELTPDVAIIDSDFVMSIPPEVTADTGIDVLTHAIEAYVSVMASDYTDALAMKAIELVFKYLPRAYRNGDNKEARTKMHNASTMAGMAFTNAFLGINHSLAHKLGGQFGISHGRANAIMLPHVIAYNASPPSKFASFPNYEHYVAHIKYQEIAKNLGLPAGDPTEGVNSLINAIYNLLRELNMPLSLAQTGINEREFEAAVDQLAERAFEDQCTTSNPRMPLIAELAQLYRQAYKGEEVPL, from the coding sequence ATGATTGATAATCTTGTGCAAAGGGCTTTGACGGCACGGGATGCATTTTTACAACTAAATCAAGAGCAGGTGGATAAGATTGTTAAAAGCATGGCATTGGCCGGTTTGGATAAGCATATGGAACTGGCAAAAATGGCAGTGGAGGAGACCGGGAGAGGGGTATACGAAGATAAGATAACTAAAAACATCTTTGCCACCGAATACATTTATCATAGCATTAAGTATGAAAAGACGGCGGGTATTATTAATGAAAATGAAGAAGAGGATTACTACGAAGTTGCCGAGCCGCTGGGGGTGGTGGCGGCGGTTATTCCGGTTACCAACCCCACTTCCACCACCATGTTCAAGGCCTTAATTTGTGCCAAAAGCAGAAATCCGGTTATTTTTAGTTTTCACCCCGGGGCCCAGCGGTGCAGCGCCGAAGCGGCCAGAATAATGTATCAGGCCGGGCTGGAGGCCGGTGCACCGGAAAATTTTATTTCCTGGATTGAGCAGCCGTCAATTGAATCCACCCAAGCATTGATGGAGCACTTTGGGGTGGCCTTAATATTGGCAACCGGTGGCGCCAAACTGGTGTGCGCCGCCTATAGTGCAGGAAAACCGGCCCTTGGGGTTGGCCCTGGCAATGTACCCTGCTACATAGAGAAGTCAGCAAAAATAAACCGAGCCATTACCGATTTGATACTTAGTAAAACCTTTGATAACGGACTTATTTGTGCCTCTGAACAGGCTGTTATTGTGGATCGGGAAATTGCCGACCGGACGGTGCACTTATTAAAGGAAAACGGCTGCTACTTTTTAAATCCAACTGAAATTGACCGGCTCACCGCTGTTGCCGTAAGCGAAGACCGCACCCATATCAACCCCCAAATAGTGGGCCAGTCGGCACCTGTTATCGCTCAAATGGCCGGCTTGTCTGTTCCTGCATCCACTAAGATACTGGTGGCGCCATTGGAAGGTGTGGGACCTGATTATCCCCTATCCCAGGAAAAGCTTTCTCCGATACTGGCTTTTTACTTGGCCGATGATCACAATCAGGCCATAGAACGATGTGTACAAATGGTGGAATTTGGCGGACTGGGTCATTCGGCGGTGATACATTCAGAAAACCAAGAAATAATTAAAAAGTTTTCTGATACCATACGGGTGGGAAGAATAATTGTGAATTCACCCTGTACCCACGGCGCCATTGGCGATCTGTACAACACCAACATTCCCTCACTGACCTTGGGTTGTGGGTCGTACGGGCGCAATTCTACTACCTCAAATGTGAGTGTGAAAAACTTGATCAATGTGAAACGGGTTGCCAAGCGCAAGGAGAAAATGCAGTGGTTTAAGGTGCCGGACAGAATTTATTTTATGCCCGGTTCGGTACAATATTTAAGTAAGGTGCCAAATGTTGAACGGGTGCTGATAGTAACAGATAAGGTGATGATTGAGCTGGGCTATGTGGATAAGGTGGTTTATCATTTGCGCAAGCGGCAAAATCATGTGGCCATCGAGGTTTTTGACCGGGTGGAACCGGACCCGCCATTGGAGATGGTTAACTTAGGTGTGGATGTCATGAAGCGGTTTAAGCCCGACACACTTATAGCCCTGGGGGGAGGTTCAGCCATTGATGCGGCCAAGGGGATGTGGCTTTTCTATGAGCACCCCCAGGTACAGTTTGAGTTCTTACGTTTAAAATTTATAGATATTCGCAAACGCACCTATAAATATCCCAAGCTGGGACGCAAAGTAAAGCTTATTGCCATACCGACCACCAGCGGCACCGGATCAGAGGTGACGGCTTTTACCGTTATTAGCGATAAGGGCTTGCAAATAAAGTATCCCTTGGCGGATTATGAACTTACACCGGATGTGGCCATAATAGATTCGGATTTTGTGATGTCTATTCCGCCGGAAGTTACCGCCGACACAGGAATAGATGTGCTTACCCATGCCATAGAAGCCTATGTATCGGTGATGGCATCGGACTACACCGATGCCCTGGCCATGAAAGCCATAGAACTGGTGTTTAAGTACCTACCCCGGGCCTATAGGAATGGTGATAATAAGGAAGCGAGGACAAAAATGCATAATGCTTCTACCATGGCCGGTATGGCCTTTACCAACGCATTTTTAGGAATAAATCACAGTTTAGCCCATAAATTAGGTGGCCAGTTCGGCATATCCCACGGGCGGGCCAACGCAATTATGCTGCCCCACGTCATAGCTTATAACGCATCGCCGCCCAGTAAGTTTGCTTCTTTTCCTAACTATGAGCATTATGTGGCCCATATTAAATACCAGGAAATAGCTAAGAATTTAGGTCTGCCTGCCGGAGACCCCACCGAGGGTGTGAACAGTCTAATCAATGCCATTTATAATTTGCTGCGAGAACTTAACATGCCCCTTTCTTTGGCACAGACCGGTATAAATGAAAGGGAATTCGAGGCGGCGGTGGACCAACTGGCCGAGCGGGCCTTTGAAGACCAGTGTACCACCAGCAATCCCCGAATGCCCCTGATAGCCGAACTGGCTCAATTATACCGACAGGCCTATAAGGGAGAAGAAGTACCACTTTAA